In Palleronia sp. LCG004, a single window of DNA contains:
- a CDS encoding NAD(P)/FAD-dependent oxidoreductase produces the protein MTRSTRYRTLILGAGAAGMMCAAQSGPGTLVVDHAKAPGEKIRISGGGRCNFTNTGCDPEAFLSENPHFAKSALSRYTQWDFLDLVQRHGIAWHEKTLGQLFCDGSAKEIIAMLRSEMDRAGAALWLRTEIGDVSRDGDRFSVALTREGETHRITCEHLVIATGGLSIPKMGASGIGYRLARQFGLGIVPTRPGLVPLTFSGAPLDRLRALSGVALPARIHADGPAFDEALLFTHRGLSGPAILQASSYWAEGRAVSVDLDPGGAVLPALKEARSSAGRKSPGTILSRHLPARLATALLDEVELPRTIGDCADADLERLEDRVRRWTIAPAGTEGYRTAEVTLGGIDTAALDSKTMAARACPSLFAIGEAVDVTGWLGGYNFQWAWSSGWAAGRAISALKSPEAI, from the coding sequence ATGACCCGATCGACACGATATCGGACCCTGATCCTCGGTGCCGGGGCGGCGGGAATGATGTGCGCGGCACAGTCCGGGCCGGGAACGCTCGTCGTCGATCACGCCAAGGCCCCGGGCGAAAAGATCCGTATTTCCGGCGGCGGTCGCTGCAACTTCACGAATACCGGCTGCGACCCGGAGGCGTTTCTGTCGGAGAACCCGCATTTCGCCAAGAGCGCGCTCAGCCGCTATACGCAGTGGGATTTCCTCGACCTCGTCCAGCGTCACGGCATCGCCTGGCACGAGAAGACGCTCGGGCAACTCTTCTGCGACGGATCGGCCAAGGAGATCATCGCGATGCTGCGGTCCGAGATGGACCGCGCGGGTGCCGCGCTCTGGCTCCGGACGGAAATCGGCGACGTGTCGCGTGACGGAGACCGATTCTCGGTCGCACTTACCCGCGAGGGAGAGACGCATCGCATCACCTGCGAGCATCTCGTGATCGCGACGGGCGGCCTCTCGATCCCCAAGATGGGGGCGAGCGGCATCGGCTACCGGCTGGCCCGGCAGTTCGGGCTCGGGATCGTGCCGACGCGTCCGGGCCTCGTTCCGCTCACCTTCTCGGGCGCGCCGCTGGACCGGCTTCGCGCGCTGTCGGGCGTCGCGCTTCCCGCCCGGATCCATGCCGATGGTCCGGCCTTCGACGAGGCGCTGCTCTTCACCCATCGCGGGCTTTCCGGCCCCGCCATCCTACAGGCCTCGAGCTACTGGGCCGAGGGGCGCGCGGTGTCGGTCGACCTCGATCCGGGCGGGGCCGTCCTGCCGGCCCTGAAGGAGGCGCGGTCGAGCGCTGGCCGCAAGTCACCCGGCACGATCTTGTCGCGGCACCTGCCCGCCCGTCTCGCCACGGCCCTCCTCGACGAGGTCGAGTTGCCGCGCACGATCGGCGATTGCGCCGATGCGGATCTCGAACGGCTCGAGGACCGCGTCCGTCGCTGGACCATCGCGCCCGCCGGGACCGAAGGGTACCGCACGGCCGAGGTGACGCTCGGCGGCATCGATACCGCCGCGCTCGACAGCAAGACGATGGCAGCGCGCGCATGCCCAAGCCTTTTCGCGATTGGCGAGGCGGTGGATGTCACCGGCTGGCTGGGCGGCTACAATTTCCAGTGGGCCTGGTCGTCGGGCTGGGCCGCCGGTCGGGCGATCTCGGCCCTCAAATCCCCGGAAGCGATCTGA
- the murD gene encoding UDP-N-acetylmuramoyl-L-alanine--D-glutamate ligase — protein MIPVAGFEGERVAVLGLGRSGLSAARALEAGGATPVCWDDSHEGRARAEAEGFTLIDLTRPGAWEAVSALVVSPGIAHLYPKPHPVVASALEAGVPIDNDIGLFFRSIATGAWAAMDVPPRVVAVTGSNGKSTTSALIDHILRSDGRTVQLAGNIGRGVLDLDPPVSGSVIVLELSSYQTELARALTPDIAVFTNLSPDHLDRHGGPGGYFAAKRRLFAEGGPDRAVIGVDEIEGLYLAGQLSEARADDRVIEISVARKLSGPGWSVTARKGFLSERRKSRQVASIDLRDIAGLPGVHNHQNACAAYAVARTLGMAPRAIEEALRSFAGLPHRSQFVAEREGVRFVNDSKATNVDAAAKALSAFQRIRWIAGGLGKDGGLAGLQQSLGSVSKAYLIGHSARDFAVQLTDIPVEICDTMEHAVERAAAEAEPGEVVLLAPAAASFDQYSDFEKRGEHFVRLVRSLPGI, from the coding sequence ATGATCCCTGTCGCAGGCTTCGAAGGCGAACGGGTGGCGGTGCTCGGGCTCGGGCGGTCGGGGCTTTCGGCCGCGCGCGCGCTCGAGGCCGGCGGGGCGACGCCGGTCTGCTGGGACGACAGCCACGAGGGGCGCGCACGCGCCGAGGCCGAAGGATTCACGCTGATCGACCTGACCCGGCCCGGCGCGTGGGAGGCGGTATCGGCCCTCGTCGTGAGCCCAGGTATCGCGCATCTCTATCCGAAGCCCCATCCGGTCGTGGCCTCGGCGCTCGAAGCGGGGGTGCCGATCGACAACGATATCGGCCTCTTCTTCCGCTCGATCGCGACGGGTGCGTGGGCCGCGATGGATGTGCCGCCGCGGGTCGTGGCGGTGACCGGCTCGAACGGCAAGTCGACGACCTCGGCGCTGATCGACCATATCCTGCGCAGCGACGGGCGGACGGTGCAGCTTGCCGGCAATATCGGCCGTGGCGTGCTGGACCTCGACCCGCCCGTCAGCGGTTCGGTGATCGTGCTGGAGCTGTCGAGCTATCAGACCGAACTTGCCCGCGCGCTGACGCCCGATATCGCGGTCTTCACCAACCTGTCTCCGGATCATCTCGACCGGCATGGCGGTCCCGGCGGCTATTTCGCGGCGAAGCGCAGGCTTTTCGCCGAAGGCGGGCCGGATCGTGCGGTGATCGGCGTGGACGAGATCGAGGGACTCTATCTCGCGGGGCAGCTGTCGGAGGCACGCGCGGACGACCGGGTGATCGAGATCTCGGTCGCGCGGAAGCTTTCGGGGCCGGGATGGTCCGTCACGGCGCGCAAGGGGTTCCTGTCCGAGCGGCGCAAGTCGCGTCAGGTGGCCTCGATCGACCTGCGCGATATCGCGGGCCTTCCGGGCGTCCACAATCACCAGAATGCCTGCGCGGCCTATGCCGTCGCACGGACGCTCGGCATGGCACCGCGGGCCATCGAGGAGGCGCTCAGATCCTTTGCGGGTCTGCCGCATCGCAGCCAGTTCGTGGCCGAACGCGAGGGCGTGCGCTTCGTCAACGACAGCAAGGCCACCAATGTCGATGCGGCGGCCAAGGCCCTGTCGGCGTTCCAGCGGATCCGCTGGATCGCGGGGGGCCTCGGCAAGGACGGCGGGCTCGCGGGATTGCAGCAGAGCCTCGGATCGGTATCGAAGGCCTATCTCATCGGTCATTCGGCGCGTGACTTCGCGGTACAGCTTACCGATATCCCGGTCGAGATCTGCGACACGATGGAGCATGCGGTCGAACGCGCCGCCGCCGAGGCCGAGCCCGGCGAAGTCGTGCTGCTGGCACCTGCAGCGGCCAGTTTCGATCAATATTCCGATTTCGAGAAGCGCGGAGAGCACTTCGTGCGTCTGGTCAGATCGCTTCCGGGGATTTGA
- the mraY gene encoding phospho-N-acetylmuramoyl-pentapeptide-transferase: protein MLYWLSNFSTGGGFFNLFQYITFRSGGAFFTALVFGFLFGRPLIDLLRRRQRHGQPIRTDGPETHLSTKAGTPTMGGVLILGALILSTLLWARLDNPYIWMLLFVTMAFGAIGFADDYAKVTKNTHAGVSGKTRLALGFAIAAVAALVAMWAHPAELTGQLAFPVFKNVLLDMGIFFIPFAMVVVVGAANAVNLTDGLDGLAIMPVMIAAATLGVIAYAVGRVDFTTYLDVHYVPGTGEILIFTAGLIGGGLGFLWYNAPPAAVFMGDTGSLALGGALGAIAVAIKHELVLGIVGGLFVVEALSVIVQVLYFKRTGKRVFLMAPIHHHFEKRGWAEPQIVIRFWIISLILALIGLATLKLR from the coding sequence ATGCTCTATTGGCTATCGAATTTTTCGACCGGAGGAGGATTCTTCAATCTCTTCCAGTACATCACCTTCCGTTCCGGGGGGGCGTTCTTCACGGCGCTCGTCTTCGGCTTCCTCTTCGGGCGACCGCTGATCGACCTTCTGCGCCGCCGGCAGCGGCACGGGCAGCCGATTCGCACCGATGGCCCCGAGACACACCTGTCGACGAAGGCGGGCACGCCCACGATGGGCGGTGTGCTGATCCTCGGCGCGCTGATCCTCTCGACGCTGCTCTGGGCGCGGCTCGACAATCCGTATATCTGGATGCTGCTCTTCGTGACGATGGCCTTCGGCGCGATCGGCTTCGCCGACGATTACGCCAAGGTGACAAAGAACACCCATGCGGGCGTCTCGGGCAAGACGCGACTGGCCCTCGGCTTTGCCATCGCGGCCGTTGCGGCGCTGGTCGCGATGTGGGCGCATCCGGCGGAACTGACCGGACAACTCGCCTTTCCGGTCTTCAAGAACGTGCTTCTCGACATGGGGATCTTCTTCATTCCCTTCGCGATGGTCGTGGTGGTGGGGGCCGCGAATGCGGTCAACCTGACCGACGGGCTCGACGGGCTCGCGATCATGCCCGTCATGATCGCCGCCGCGACGCTGGGCGTGATCGCCTATGCGGTGGGGCGCGTCGACTTCACGACATATCTCGACGTGCATTACGTGCCCGGAACCGGCGAGATCCTGATCTTCACCGCCGGACTGATCGGCGGGGGCCTCGGCTTTCTGTGGTACAACGCGCCGCCTGCCGCGGTCTTCATGGGCGATACGGGATCCCTCGCGCTCGGCGGGGCGCTCGGGGCGATCGCGGTTGCGATCAAGCATGAACTCGTGCTCGGCATCGTCGGCGGTCTCTTCGTGGTCGAGGCGCTGAGCGTGATCGTGCAGGTCCTCTACTTCAAGCGCACCGGCAAGCGGGTCTTCCTGATGGCCCCGATCCACCATCATTTCGAGAAACGCGGTTGGGCCGAACCGCAGATCGTCATCCGGTTCTGGATCATCAGTCTCATCCTGGCGCTGATCGGTCTCGCCACGCTGAAGCTGAGATGA
- a CDS encoding UDP-N-acetylmuramoyl-tripeptide--D-alanyl-D-alanine ligase, translated as MNDPLWTSQDASAATGGTSTGTWSAHGISIDTRTIAPGDLFVALTDQRDGHDFVAQALERGAAAAMVSRVPDGLGNAPLLLVDDVLKALERLGTAGRARSGAKVIAVTGSVGKTTTKDMLRAGLAGQGRVHAAEASYNNHWGVPLTLARMPAETDFAVIEIGMNHPGEIAPLARLARPHVALITTIAPAHLGAFDGLAAIAREKVAIVEGLVPGGMAILPADLPAEALAVVDGIADRIASQRFGTAASAEWRVEDLRQSASGALVMSAITPGATAHVSLEGAGRHLASNALGALAAMVAAGADLALSAQGLGTWQPASGRGRREWIILDDGQERGLTLIDDAYNANPVSVAAALDVLIAARPEGQGRRIAFLGDMLELGAEEVALHAAIARHPGIEAIDVIHCAGPLSSATYEALAETQRGLWSETADGLTDTLRDLVRADDIVLVKGSKGAKTARIVDAIRRMDHRSRQDA; from the coding sequence ATGAACGATCCCCTCTGGACCTCGCAGGACGCCAGTGCCGCCACCGGTGGCACGTCGACCGGCACGTGGTCGGCCCATGGCATCTCGATCGACACGCGCACGATCGCACCGGGCGATCTCTTCGTCGCGCTGACCGACCAGCGGGACGGACACGATTTCGTCGCGCAGGCGCTCGAGCGCGGTGCGGCGGCGGCAATGGTCTCGCGCGTGCCCGACGGGCTCGGGAACGCGCCGCTCCTGCTGGTCGACGACGTGCTGAAGGCTCTCGAACGGCTGGGCACGGCGGGTCGCGCGCGATCCGGCGCGAAAGTCATCGCGGTCACGGGATCGGTCGGCAAGACGACCACGAAGGACATGCTGCGCGCGGGCCTTGCGGGGCAGGGGCGCGTCCATGCGGCCGAGGCGAGCTACAACAATCATTGGGGGGTTCCCCTGACGCTCGCCCGCATGCCGGCCGAAACGGATTTCGCCGTCATCGAGATCGGCATGAACCATCCCGGCGAGATCGCGCCGCTGGCCCGTCTGGCGCGTCCGCATGTGGCCCTGATCACCACGATCGCACCCGCCCATCTCGGAGCGTTCGACGGGCTCGCGGCGATCGCGCGCGAGAAGGTGGCGATCGTCGAAGGGCTCGTCCCCGGCGGCATGGCAATCCTGCCCGCGGACCTTCCGGCCGAGGCGCTCGCGGTCGTAGACGGGATTGCGGACAGGATCGCCTCTCAGCGTTTCGGCACCGCGGCTTCGGCCGAATGGCGTGTCGAGGATCTGCGCCAGAGCGCGTCGGGCGCACTCGTGATGAGCGCCATAACGCCGGGGGCCACCGCCCACGTTTCGCTCGAGGGGGCGGGGCGGCACCTTGCATCGAACGCCCTCGGTGCACTTGCCGCGATGGTTGCCGCGGGGGCCGATCTCGCGCTTTCCGCACAGGGGCTCGGCACGTGGCAGCCCGCATCGGGCCGGGGACGTCGCGAATGGATCATCCTCGACGACGGGCAGGAACGCGGCCTCACGCTCATCGACGACGCCTACAATGCAAATCCGGTCTCGGTGGCCGCAGCGCTCGACGTTCTGATCGCCGCGAGGCCCGAAGGTCAGGGACGCCGGATCGCGTTTCTCGGAGACATGCTCGAACTCGGGGCGGAGGAAGTCGCGCTTCACGCGGCGATCGCCCGACATCCCGGGATCGAGGCCATCGACGTCATCCACTGCGCGGGTCCGCTCAGCAGCGCGACATACGAGGCGCTGGCCGAGACGCAGCGGGGGCTCTGGTCGGAAACCGCCGACGGACTGACGGATACCTTGCGCGACCTGGTGCGCGCGGACGACATCGTGCTTGTCAAAGGCTCCAAAGGAGCAAAGACCGCGCGCATCGTCGATGCCATCCGCAGGATGGACCATCGCTCGCGTCAAGACGCCTGA
- a CDS encoding UDP-N-acetylmuramoyl-L-alanyl-D-glutamate--2,6-diaminopimelate ligase, with translation MADRTKSLAELGLTSTSGRDAEVTGLSVDSREVLDGHLFAALPGSRTHGAEFIGYALRMGAGAILTDRAGYVIAREAIDASNAALILAEDPRQTLAYAAALWFARQPQVCVAVTGTNGKTSVANFTRQIWRALGLDAVNLGTTGVEGSWEAPLAHTTPEPVTLHRTLAEAARHGVTHAAMEASSHGLDQKRLDGVTLTAAAFTNLSQDHLDYHPDIESYFTAKAGLFQRVLPEDATAVINIDDPRGPDMLRLAEARGQDVLTVGRRPDAALRIVTQKFDPTAQYLRFEWNGTARQVRLPLIGGFQAENVLLAAGLAIASGIEPRDVFSVLPRVCTVRGRMQMVALRQSGAAVFVDYSHTPAALETALKALRPHVMGRLIVVYGAGGDRDRGKRPLMGEAARDHADVRIVTDDNPRSEDPATIRAAILASDPDAIEIADRAEAILRGVDALEPGDALLVAGKGHETGQIVGDTVFPFDDAEQASVAVAALDGRLV, from the coding sequence ATGGCCGATCGAACGAAATCGCTGGCCGAGCTGGGCCTGACCTCGACATCGGGACGCGATGCCGAGGTGACGGGCCTGTCGGTCGACAGCCGTGAAGTCCTGGACGGACATCTCTTCGCGGCCCTGCCGGGCAGCCGGACCCACGGCGCGGAGTTCATAGGCTACGCGCTGCGCATGGGGGCGGGGGCAATCCTGACCGACCGCGCGGGATACGTCATCGCGCGCGAGGCGATCGACGCGAGCAACGCGGCGCTGATCCTGGCCGAGGACCCGCGCCAGACCCTCGCCTATGCGGCGGCCCTCTGGTTCGCCCGCCAGCCGCAGGTCTGCGTCGCCGTCACAGGCACGAACGGCAAGACGAGCGTGGCGAATTTCACCCGTCAGATCTGGCGCGCGCTGGGGCTCGATGCGGTCAATCTCGGGACCACGGGCGTGGAAGGGTCGTGGGAGGCCCCGCTTGCCCACACGACGCCCGAACCCGTGACGCTGCACCGCACGCTCGCCGAGGCGGCACGCCACGGCGTGACCCACGCGGCGATGGAGGCGAGCTCGCACGGGCTCGACCAGAAGCGGCTCGACGGGGTGACGCTGACGGCCGCGGCCTTCACCAATCTCAGTCAGGATCACCTCGACTATCATCCCGACATCGAAAGCTATTTCACGGCCAAGGCCGGACTCTTCCAGCGGGTCCTGCCCGAGGACGCCACGGCCGTCATCAATATCGACGATCCGCGCGGTCCCGACATGCTGCGCCTGGCCGAGGCGCGCGGCCAGGACGTGCTGACCGTCGGGCGCAGGCCGGATGCGGCATTGCGGATCGTGACGCAGAAGTTCGACCCGACCGCCCAATATCTCAGGTTCGAATGGAACGGCACCGCGCGGCAGGTTCGCCTGCCGCTGATCGGTGGGTTCCAGGCCGAGAACGTGCTGCTCGCCGCGGGGCTCGCCATTGCGAGCGGGATCGAGCCGCGAGACGTCTTCTCGGTGCTGCCCAGGGTCTGCACGGTGCGCGGCCGAATGCAGATGGTGGCGCTTCGGCAGAGCGGCGCGGCCGTCTTCGTCGATTACTCGCATACGCCCGCCGCGCTCGAGACCGCGTTGAAGGCGCTGCGCCCGCACGTGATGGGGCGTCTGATCGTCGTCTATGGCGCAGGCGGCGATCGCGATCGGGGCAAGCGCCCGTTGATGGGCGAGGCCGCACGCGATCATGCGGATGTCCGCATCGTTACGGACGACAATCCACGTTCCGAGGATCCGGCGACGATCCGCGCCGCGATCCTGGCATCCGACCCGGACGCGATCGAGATCGCGGATCGCGCCGAGGCGATCCTGCGGGGCGTCGACGCGCTGGAGCCGGGCGACGCGCTTCTCGTTGCCGGAAAAGGCCACGAGACCGGGCAGATCGTCGGCGATACGGTCTTTCCCTTCGACGACGCCGAGCAGGCGAGCGTCGCGGTGGCAGCGCTCGACGGACGGTTGGTATGA
- a CDS encoding penicillin-binding protein 2 has protein sequence MSRTPLRPLARILDARRRGENPDAIERENLRVRHEVMRDKARLRAEGRLLVLAMFFFCAFGVVGARMGLMAASDPMEPRASASASRILAQRADITDRRGRVLATNLSTYALYAQPPHMIDKVGAAEKLAAIFPDLDVERLKKDFTGDRKFIWIKKKLSPEQRQAVHDIGDPGLLFGPREMRLYPNGKLAAHVLGGASFGREGVSSAEVIGVAGVEKQFDDYLRDPANGGQPLVLSLDLTVQSAMREVLYGGMKLMNAKGAAGILMDIHTGEVVAMASLPDFDPNDRPRPLTQGDASDSPLFNRAVQGVYELGSTFKIFATAQAMELGLVGPETLVDADAPMRWGRFNIKEFQNKNYGPLLSVTDVIVKSSNVGTANIALEIGGKRQQDFLRSLGVFEPTPIELVEAPTGKPLLPPNWSEIVTITASYGHGFSASPLHLAAAYSTLLNGGTKVSPTILRRDRAEPGERIVSPEVSAASAKMLRAVVTRGTASFAAVPGYDVGGKTGTANKPLTNGRGYHKDKNINTFAAVFPAHDPAYVLVVSLDEASDNSGSEPRRTAGWTAVPVSAEIIRRTAPLLGLRPEIEPATPDALTLTSN, from the coding sequence ATGAGCCGCACCCCGCTGCGTCCCCTCGCGCGTATCCTCGACGCCCGCCGTCGCGGCGAGAATCCCGACGCGATCGAACGCGAGAACCTGCGCGTGCGCCACGAGGTCATGCGCGACAAGGCCCGGCTTCGCGCCGAGGGCCGGCTTCTCGTGCTGGCGATGTTCTTCTTCTGCGCGTTCGGCGTCGTCGGCGCGCGGATGGGCCTGATGGCCGCGTCCGACCCGATGGAGCCGCGCGCCTCGGCCTCGGCCAGCAGGATCCTCGCCCAGCGTGCCGACATCACCGATCGCCGGGGCAGGGTGCTCGCGACGAATCTCTCGACCTACGCGCTCTATGCGCAGCCTCCTCACATGATCGACAAGGTCGGTGCGGCCGAGAAGCTCGCCGCGATCTTTCCCGATCTCGACGTCGAGCGGCTCAAGAAGGACTTCACCGGCGACCGCAAGTTCATCTGGATCAAGAAGAAGCTGAGCCCCGAGCAGCGGCAGGCGGTTCACGATATCGGCGATCCCGGGCTTCTTTTCGGCCCGCGGGAAATGCGGCTCTATCCGAACGGCAAGCTTGCCGCCCATGTCCTCGGCGGCGCGAGCTTCGGGCGCGAAGGCGTGAGCTCGGCCGAAGTGATCGGCGTCGCTGGCGTCGAAAAGCAGTTCGACGACTACCTTCGCGACCCGGCCAATGGCGGCCAACCGCTCGTGCTGTCGCTCGACCTCACGGTGCAGAGCGCGATGCGCGAGGTGCTCTATGGCGGGATGAAGCTCATGAACGCGAAGGGTGCCGCGGGCATCCTCATGGACATCCACACCGGAGAGGTCGTGGCCATGGCGTCGCTGCCCGATTTCGATCCGAACGATCGTCCGCGTCCGCTGACCCAGGGTGACGCCAGCGACTCGCCGCTCTTCAACCGGGCGGTCCAGGGCGTCTACGAGCTCGGCTCGACCTTCAAGATCTTCGCGACGGCACAGGCGATGGAGCTTGGCCTCGTCGGGCCCGAAACCCTCGTCGATGCCGATGCGCCGATGCGGTGGGGCCGGTTCAACATCAAGGAATTTCAGAACAAGAATTACGGACCGCTGCTGTCGGTGACGGATGTCATCGTCAAGTCGTCGAATGTCGGAACGGCCAATATCGCCCTCGAGATCGGCGGCAAGCGGCAGCAGGACTTCCTGCGGAGCCTCGGTGTCTTCGAGCCGACGCCGATCGAGCTGGTCGAGGCACCGACGGGCAAGCCGCTTCTGCCGCCCAACTGGTCCGAGATCGTGACGATCACCGCGTCCTACGGCCACGGATTCTCCGCCTCTCCGCTGCATCTGGCGGCTGCGTATTCGACGCTCCTGAACGGGGGGACCAAGGTTTCGCCCACGATCCTGCGCCGCGACCGTGCGGAGCCCGGCGAGCGCATCGTCTCGCCCGAGGTGAGCGCGGCGAGCGCCAAGATGCTGCGCGCGGTCGTGACCCGCGGCACGGCGAGCTTCGCGGCCGTTCCGGGCTACGATGTCGGCGGCAAGACCGGGACCGCCAACAAGCCGCTGACCAACGGTCGCGGCTATCACAAGGACAAGAACATCAACACGTTCGCCGCGGTCTTTCCCGCGCACGACCCGGCCTATGTCCTCGTCGTCTCCCTCGACGAGGCATCCGACAATTCGGGATCCGAGCCGCGCCGCACCGCCGGCTGGACCGCCGTTCCCGTCTCGGCCGAGATCATCCGGCGCACGGCCCCGCTCCTCGGGCTCAGACCCGAGATTGAACCCGCCACCCCCGACGCGTTAACACTGACCTCGAACTGA
- a CDS encoding cell division protein FtsL produces MRTVLYLLPGVAVIGLAFWAYSENYETQEVLKSVDRLQSRIGAERETLSILRAEWAYLNRPERLRDLAELNFDRLGLLPLAPEHFALVNQVGYPPDKFALDPFSLEAVEVEPIVLQSDGEFP; encoded by the coding sequence ATGCGCACCGTTCTCTATCTTCTGCCCGGTGTGGCGGTCATCGGCCTCGCATTCTGGGCCTATTCCGAGAATTACGAGACGCAGGAGGTGCTGAAATCCGTGGACCGGCTGCAGTCCCGGATCGGTGCCGAACGCGAGACCCTTTCGATCCTGCGGGCCGAATGGGCCTATCTCAACCGGCCCGAACGGTTGCGGGACCTGGCCGAGCTTAATTTCGACCGGCTGGGCCTTCTGCCGCTGGCACCCGAACATTTCGCCCTGGTGAACCAGGTCGGCTATCCGCCGGACAAGTTCGCGCTCGACCCGTTTTCGCTCGAAGCGGTCGAGGTCGAGCCCATCGTTCTGCAAAGCGACGGAGAATTTCCATGA
- the rsmH gene encoding 16S rRNA (cytosine(1402)-N(4))-methyltransferase RsmH, producing the protein MSDRDPHIPVLLNPILREAAPIAGTWVDGTFGAGGYARGLLAAGAEHVIGIDRDPTVFALAEKWVDTYGAALHLVQGTFSDLDSLAGEPVDGVVLDLGVSSMQLDQPQRGFSFLRDGPLDMRMGEGGPSAADLVAELDEGRLADVIYQYGEDRASRRIARAIVRARSEAAITTTAQLAGIVERALPRPKPGQSHPATRTFQAIRIAVNDEFGQLVAGLEAAERALRPGGLLAVVSFHSLEDRVVKRFLQARSGGGGNANRYAPAQTEDAPRFAALNKGISADEDEIARNPRARSARLRIARRTDASAGPVDRARLGLPKLDLEGGL; encoded by the coding sequence ATGAGCGATCGCGATCCACATATCCCGGTTCTTCTGAACCCGATCCTGCGCGAGGCCGCGCCGATTGCGGGGACCTGGGTCGACGGTACGTTCGGCGCGGGCGGGTACGCGCGCGGACTGCTCGCGGCTGGTGCCGAACATGTCATCGGCATTGACCGGGATCCGACCGTCTTCGCACTTGCAGAAAAATGGGTCGATACCTACGGGGCCGCGCTGCACCTCGTGCAGGGGACATTCTCGGATCTCGACAGCCTTGCCGGGGAACCGGTCGATGGCGTCGTTCTCGATCTCGGGGTGTCGTCGATGCAGCTCGACCAGCCGCAGCGCGGCTTTTCCTTCCTGCGTGACGGCCCACTCGACATGCGCATGGGCGAGGGAGGGCCTTCCGCGGCCGATCTCGTGGCCGAACTGGACGAGGGGCGGCTCGCCGACGTTATCTATCAGTATGGCGAGGATCGCGCGTCGCGCCGGATCGCCCGCGCGATCGTCCGGGCCCGTAGCGAGGCGGCGATCACCACGACGGCGCAGCTCGCCGGGATCGTCGAGCGGGCGCTGCCGCGTCCGAAACCCGGTCAGAGCCACCCGGCGACCCGCACGTTCCAGGCCATAAGGATCGCCGTCAACGACGAGTTCGGGCAGCTGGTCGCGGGGCTCGAAGCCGCGGAACGCGCGCTGCGCCCCGGCGGCCTGCTGGCGGTCGTGAGTTTCCACTCGCTCGAGGACCGTGTCGTCAAGCGGTTCCTCCAGGCGCGATCGGGCGGCGGCGGCAACGCGAACCGCTATGCCCCGGCGCAGACCGAGGACGCGCCGCGATTCGCCGCCCTCAACAAGGGCATTTCGGCAGACGAGGACGAGATCGCCCGCAATCCGCGGGCCAGATCGGCGCGTCTGCGGATCGCGCGGCGGACCGACGCGTCAGCCGGTCCCGTCGACCGGGCGCGCCTTGGATTGCCGAAACTGGATCTGGAAGGAGGCCTCTAG
- a CDS encoding cell division/cell wall cluster transcriptional repressor MraZ yields MYIGRYENKIDSKGRLSIPADFRRILEENDPKWEPGTNAHLFIVFGDERRDYLEIFSVNDFRDVHRQIQAKDQNSREQVALQRLFAHQVQPAQLDETGRVVLNSYLRTKIGLTDKALVLGNSGTFMIWEPETYSRNDMKGLPPDDNFDESVDPATYLKGKPLDREFG; encoded by the coding sequence ATGTATATCGGCCGATACGAGAACAAGATCGACAGCAAGGGGCGGCTGTCGATACCCGCTGATTTCCGCAGGATTCTGGAAGAGAACGACCCGAAATGGGAGCCGGGCACCAATGCCCACCTCTTCATCGTCTTCGGCGACGAACGCCGCGATTACCTCGAGATCTTTTCGGTCAACGATTTCCGCGATGTGCATCGTCAGATTCAGGCGAAGGACCAGAACTCCCGCGAGCAGGTCGCACTCCAGCGACTCTTCGCGCACCAGGTCCAGCCGGCACAACTCGACGAGACGGGTCGGGTCGTCCTCAACTCGTACCTGCGCACCAAGATCGGCCTTACGGACAAGGCGCTGGTGCTCGGCAACAGTGGCACCTTCATGATTTGGGAGCCCGAAACCTATTCGCGCAATGATATGAAGGGTCTGCCGCCCGACGACAACTTTGACGAGAGTGTCGATCCGGCAACCTATCTGAAGGGCAAGCCGCTCGACCGGGAGTTCGGATGA
- a CDS encoding DUF1127 domain-containing protein, which yields MTMYTQTDIRTGRDNLFGNAFSNLQAQYGRWRMYVRTRNELMSLSNRELADLGMTRSGIKSIALEAAYGNA from the coding sequence ATGACCATGTACACACAGACCGACATCCGCACCGGACGCGACAACCTTTTCGGAAACGCGTTCTCGAACCTTCAGGCCCAGTATGGCCGCTGGCGCATGTATGTCCGGACCCGCAACGAGCTGATGTCACTTTCCAACCGCGAGCTCGCCGACCTCGGCATGACGCGTAGCGGCATCAAGTCCATCGCTCTCGAAGCGGCTTACGGCAACGCCTGA